The following DNA comes from Sediminitomix flava.
AAGAAAAAAATCAGGTTCATACACTACTTCGTACGTATTCAGATGATTTCATTTCCCAAAAAGAAGTGGCACAATGGTTAATCGAAATTTTAAACTCTATAAAAGCTGATCAGAAGCGGAGCAAAAGAAATACGATACTCACAGGTCTTGGGCTTTTTCTTTTCGGAGGTATCTTAACTATTATGACCTCAGGACTAATTTTATATTATGGTGCCATCATTTCCGGTATCATTACGCTTGTAAAAGGACTGACCACTAAGATTGTAGAAATACCAGATCTTTCTTCTTACATGAAAGAAGAGTTACAAACCGTATAAATTAAAAAGTCCAATTAAAGACCTTTAATTGGACTTTTTTATTAACCTTAGTTTTTATTTCTCCTCCCTAATCAATACCATTCCTATCATGGTCAACAAAGCATTAACGACCAATATTTCATAACTGAATCGGTAATCAAACCAAGCAACCGAGTTTTGTTCTAAAACATAACTCAATGCCGGTGCAGCCACTACTACCAAAGGTACTCGTTTATCCTTCACATTTATCTTGGATATAATTCCAAGTGCGAACATACCTAAGAGAGGACCATACGTGTAACTAGCTAATTTCAAGACCAAATCAATTGCTGATTTATTATTCAATGCTTTAAATGCTAGTACCAACAAAAATAGAAGAACTGAGAATCCGATGTGCACCGTTTTTCGACTTAGCTTTTTATCATCTGATTCACTTCCTTTTCTTCCATAACCAAGAAAATCAATACAGAATGCGGTTGTCAATGCAGTCAAAGCAGAATCTGCACTTGAATAACTTGCAGCTACAATTCCCAATACAAATACACTTGCTCCAAGAATACCAATATGTTCTTTTGCAATTAGAGGATATAACTTGTCTCCAATCACAGTGATATCATACTGCTCGGCATACAGATATAACATTGCACCCAACCCTAAGAACAGTATATTTACAAAAAATAATACGATACTGAACCAAAACATATTCTTTTGTGCTTCCTTCAAGTTTCGGCAGCTTAAATTTTTCTGCATCATATCTTGATCAAGCCCCGTCATTACAAAAGCTAATAAAGCGCCATTAAAAAGTTGTCTGTAGAAGTTTCGCCCATCTTCTCCAAAGAAAAATATTTGAGTCAGATCAGTTCTTTTATTCCACCAATCTCCTTCAAAAACTCCTTTTTCTCCTAAATCGACACTTAACATATAAACGGTCACTCCTGCTGCCAAAAGCATAAAAGTTGTTTGTAGGGTATCTGTCCAGACCACTGTTTTTAAACCTCCTTTAAATGTATAGAGCCATATCAAAATGATCGTAAAGAGCACAGTCCAGAAGAATGAAATATTCAGTTCATCGAAAATGAAAGATTGTAATACTAAAGCGACAACATAAAGCTTACTCGCCGCTTGAAGACTTCTAGATAAGAGAAAGAAAAAAGAGCCTGTTTTGTATGAAGTAATTCCGAATCTTTTTTCTAAAAAACTATATATGGATACGGAATCTAGCTTATAATAAAGAGGCATGAGTATAGTTAAAATGGCAAAATAACCAATCATATACCCAAAAACCATCTGTAGATAGCTCATAGCAAACTTGCCCTCTCCTGCAGGATAATCTATACCAACCATTCCTGGCACTGAAATAAAAGTGACTCCAGAAAGCGTAGTGCCAATCATTCCAAAAGCAACCAAATACCATGGGCTTTGATTATCTGCATTAAAAAAAGAGCTACTTGTTGTATTTTTAGTTGTGAGGTGAGCTATAAAAAACAGTAGTAAGAAATAACTCGCCATTAAAAAAAATACCCACTGATAAGACATATTAATAGAATTGAGAAACCTAAAAATTGAAATTTGTTGTTTTAAGCAGTACTTGGAACTAATCTAATTAACAATTTTTTCCAATTAGCGTTATGTACTAAGAAAGTAAGATTTTGGCTTTGAATCCCGTCTTACTATTTCGTTACTTTGCAAAGATGCAAAGTTCATCTAATATATTCTACATCTAAAAAATACAAAAACAGATTACGATGGCTGAAGAATTCAACAGAGAGAAATTGTACGATCACACGATCACTATATATACTGAAGCAAACCCAAACCCTAACTCTATGAAGTTCATGTTGAGCTTTATGTTGATTAAGAACGGGGATACTTTTGATTTCCCAGATTTGGAAGCTGCTAAAATTTCACCTTTAGCTACCGAATTATTTGAGAAATTCGACTTTATCGAGAGAATTTTCTACATGAGTAACTTCATCACAATCACTAAGAAAGAAGAAGTGGTTTGGAATGAAGTAATTCCTCAAATGAAAGAATACTTGACTGAATACTTCAGAGAGAAAAAACCTGTTTTCGATGAAAGTAAAGAAGTAGCTGAAGACGGTTCAGAAGATGATACTGAAGCGATCAAAATGATCAAAAGTGTATTGGAAGAGTACATTAAGCCTGCAGTGGAAATGGATGGTGGAGCAATCCAATTCCATTCATTTGACGAAGAAAGCGGTGTTGTAAAAGTATTACTTCAAGGTTCTTGTAGCGGATGTCCTTCTTCTACAATTACATTGAAGGCTGGTATCGAGAATATGCTTAAGCGTATGGTTCCTACAGTAAAAGAAGTAGTTGCTGAAGGCGTTTAAGTTTGTTTTTCTAAGAAATAAAAAAGAGTCATTCCGTGGATATATGGAATGACTCTTTTGCTTTATGGAAGCTTCAAATTACATTTTCTCAATAATCATAGCTGAAGCACCTCCACCACCATTACAAATAGCAGCCATCCCTAAAGTTCCTTTCTGATGTTTTAATACACCAGTCAAAGTTGTAAGAATTCTTGCTCCAGAAGCCCCTAGCGGGTGCCCTAAAGAAACAGCTCCACCATGAACATTCATTTTTTCATTATCTACACCTAGTTCTTTTGCAAAAACCATAGGTACTACTGAAAAAGCTTCATTTACTTCAAAGAAATCTATATCTGAAATATTTTTACCAGCCTTTTTCAATGCCTTCTGAGCAGCTTGAACAGGAGCTACCGTAAACCACTCAGGGTCTGTTGCTGCATCTGCATAAGAAACAATCTTTGCAACGGGCTTTAATCCAAGCTCTTCTGCTTTTTCTTTAGATGCGATAATCAAACATGCAGCACCATCATTTATTGTAGATGCATTTGCGGCAGTAACAGTACCTTCCTTAGAGAAGACGGGTCTGAGACTAGGGATTTTCTCAAACTTTACTCTTGTATATTCTTCATCAGTCAAAACCTCTACAGGCTCTCCTTTTCGTTGAGGAACTTTTACTGATACAATTTCATCTTTTAACCAACCTTGCTCAGTTGCTTCTGCTGATCTTTGGTAAGATTGGATTGCATATTGATCTTGCTCTTCTCTAGAAATCTCATAACGAGCTGCCGTAGCATCACCACAGTTACCCATAGCAGCACCATTGTAAGCATCAGAAAGTCCATCTTTTACGAGACCATCCAGCATTTGAGCATTTCCGTAACCATAGCCATATCTTCCTTTAGGGATGTAGTAAGGAACATTTGACATTGATT
Coding sequences within:
- a CDS encoding sodium:solute symporter is translated as MSYQWVFFLMASYFLLLFFIAHLTTKNTTSSSFFNADNQSPWYLVAFGMIGTTLSGVTFISVPGMVGIDYPAGEGKFAMSYLQMVFGYMIGYFAILTILMPLYYKLDSVSIYSFLEKRFGITSYKTGSFFFLLSRSLQAASKLYVVALVLQSFIFDELNISFFWTVLFTIILIWLYTFKGGLKTVVWTDTLQTTFMLLAAGVTVYMLSVDLGEKGVFEGDWWNKRTDLTQIFFFGEDGRNFYRQLFNGALLAFVMTGLDQDMMQKNLSCRNLKEAQKNMFWFSIVLFFVNILFLGLGAMLYLYAEQYDITVIGDKLYPLIAKEHIGILGASVFVLGIVAASYSSADSALTALTTAFCIDFLGYGRKGSESDDKKLSRKTVHIGFSVLLFLLVLAFKALNNKSAIDLVLKLASYTYGPLLGMFALGIISKINVKDKRVPLVVVAAPALSYVLEQNSVAWFDYRFSYEILVVNALLTMIGMVLIREEK
- a CDS encoding NifU family protein, translated to MAEEFNREKLYDHTITIYTEANPNPNSMKFMLSFMLIKNGDTFDFPDLEAAKISPLATELFEKFDFIERIFYMSNFITITKKEEVVWNEVIPQMKEYLTEYFREKKPVFDESKEVAEDGSEDDTEAIKMIKSVLEEYIKPAVEMDGGAIQFHSFDEESGVVKVLLQGSCSGCPSSTITLKAGIENMLKRMVPTVKEVVAEGV
- a CDS encoding thiolase family protein, yielding MKEVYILAAVRTPLGSFGGSLSSVQATTLGTAAIEGALEKVNLNPSEVDEVFMGNVISANLGQAPARQAALGAKIGKEVPCTTINKVCASGMKAVMFAAQSIMLGDNDLVVAGGMESMSNVPYYIPKGRYGYGYGNAQMLDGLVKDGLSDAYNGAAMGNCGDATAARYEISREEQDQYAIQSYQRSAEATEQGWLKDEIVSVKVPQRKGEPVEVLTDEEYTRVKFEKIPSLRPVFSKEGTVTAANASTINDGAACLIIASKEKAEELGLKPVAKIVSYADAATDPEWFTVAPVQAAQKALKKAGKNISDIDFFEVNEAFSVVPMVFAKELGVDNEKMNVHGGAVSLGHPLGASGARILTTLTGVLKHQKGTLGMAAICNGGGGASAMIIEKM